One stretch of Arachis duranensis cultivar V14167 chromosome 1, aradu.V14167.gnm2.J7QH, whole genome shotgun sequence DNA includes these proteins:
- the LOC107473256 gene encoding lysM domain receptor-like kinase 4 yields MQSFTIIIHVLTLSLLYHFYVILAQQPYIGVATNACSQTLNSNSILGYTCNGLKPSCQSYLTFKSQINYNSVPTISSLLNIDPTQLSKANSVSQNATFEINKLVIVPVNCSCFANQYYQYNTSYKVQSGDNYFIIANNTFEGLSTCQAMKDQNKIDELKLSPGDKLRVPLRCACPTKNQTEKGFKYLLSYLISFGDDVSQISERFGVTIETILEANSLSSQKPTINPFTTLLVPLQEKPSSSQTVMTPPPPSLSPSPPPPSSSGGSSSKTWVYVVVGVVGGVVLVLVLVLFSIIFRKHFIRKKKKGNSVIVSKSFEAIEKQQGKKLEEDSETLSEIISDIAQSFKVYRFKELQSATNDFSSEFLIKGSVYRGLINRDLAAIKKINRDVSKEVQLLNKVNHSNVIRLSGVSFNEGHWYLVYEYAANGPLSDCIFMENGQFLSWKQRIKIALDVATGLDYLHSFTSPPFIHKDLKCDNILLDADFRAKIANFGLARSIQGEEDEFSMTRHIVGTRNYMAPEYLQNGIVSTKLDVYAFGVMVVEILSGREVAAIYEEYDKKNLEEILSSIVKEEGDHGKLKEFMDPLLKGNYATEHAVFIIGMIEKCIKKDLASRPSMQDIVSSLSKALDSLNWESSVNISG; encoded by the coding sequence ATGCAATCCTTTACCATCATTATCCATGTCCTCACCTTGTCCTTATTGTATCATTTCTATGTGATTCTAGCTCAGCAACCTTACATTGGTGTGGCCACAAATGCATGTTCCCAAACTCTTAACTCAAATTCAATCCTTGGTTACACTTGCAATGGCTTGAAACCTAGTTGCCAATCTTACCTTACCTTCAAGTCTCAAATCAACTACAACTCTGTTCCTACAATTTCTTCTTTGTTAAACATTGATCCCACCCAGCTTTCCAAAGCGAATTCCGTTTCCCAGAACGCAACCTTTGAAATAAACAAGCTGGTGATTGTTCCTGTAAACTGTTCCTGTTTTGCTAATCAGTATTATCAGTATAACACTTCTTATAAGGTCCAAAGTGGAGACAACTATTTCATCATTGCTAACAACACTTTTGAAGGCCTTTCAACATGTCAAGCAATGAAGGATCAAAACAAAATCGATGAGTTAAAGCTTTCACCCGGTGATAAACTTAGAGTTCCTCTTAGATGTGCTTGTCCTACAAAGAATCAAACAGAGAAAGGTTTCAAGTACCTATTGAGTTACTTAATTTCCTTTGGAGATGATGTTTCTCAAATCAGTGAAAGATTTGGTGTCACCATTGAAACAATTCTTGAAGCTAATAGCCTTTCTTCACAGAAACCAACCATCAATCCTTTTACCACACTTTTGGTTCCCCTTCAAGAAAAGCCATCAAGTTCACAAACGGTTATGACTCCACCGCCTCCGTCTCTGTCGCCATCGCCACCGCCTCCGTCTTCTTCTGGTGGAAGTTCAAGCAAGACTTGGGTCTATGTGGTTGTCGGAGTTGTCGGAGGTGTAGTCTTAGTCTTAGTTTTAGTCCTCTTCTCCATCATTTTCAGGAAGCATTTTAtcaggaagaagaagaaaggcaATTCTGTGATTGTGTCCAAGAGCTTTGAAGCAATTGAGAAACAACAGGGGAAGAAGTTGGAGGAAGATTCAGAAACATTGTCAGAGATCATATCCGACATAGCACAATCATTCAAGGTTTACAGATTCAAGGAACTGCAGAGTGCAACAAATGATTTCAGTTCCGAATTCTTGATCAAAGGGTCGGTGTATCGCGGCCTTATAAACAGAGATTTAGCTGCAATCAAGAAGATAAACAGAGATGTGTCTAAAGAGGTACAATTGCTGAACAAAGTGAATCATTCTAACGTGATTCGCCTCTCCGGCGTTAGCTTCAACGAGGGACATTGGTATCTTGTTTATGAGTATGCTGCTAATGGACCATTGAGTGATTGTATTTTCATGGAAAATGGACAGTTCTTGAGTTGGAAACAGAGAATAAAAATTGCATTGGATGTGGCCACAGGACTTGACTATCTTCACAGTTTCACTTCTCCACCTTTTATCCACAAGGATTTAAAATGTGACAACATTCTTCTAGACGCTGATTTCAGGGCGAAGATTGCCAACTTCGGCCTCGCCCGGTCGATACAAGGCGAGGAAGACGAATTTTCGATGACAAGGCACATAGTGGGGACAAGAAATTACATGGCTCCTGAGTATTTGCAGAATGGTATAGTGTCTACAAAGCTTGATGTCTACGCATTTGGGGTTATGGTGGTGGAAATACTCTCTGGAAGAGAGGTTGCTGCTATCTACGAGGAATATGACAAGAAGAATTTAGAAGAAATTTTAAGCAGCATAGTTAAAGAGGAAGGTGATCATGGAAAACTAAAGGAATTTATGGATCCGTTATTGAAAGGAAATTATGCAACGGAGCATGCTGTGTTTATTATTGGAATGATtgaaaaatgtataaagaaagaTCTAGCTAGTCGACCTTCAATGCAAGACATTGTGTCATCTTTGTCCAAAGCATTGGACTCATTGAACTGGGAATCCTCGGTTAATATCTCAGGATAG
- the LOC107473350 gene encoding V-type proton ATPase subunit H, producing the protein MDHAELTTDQVLRRDIPWETYMSTKLISGTSLQLLRRYDHRSESHRAQLLDDDGPAYVRVFVHVLRDIFKEDTVEYVLALIDEMLAANPKRARLFHDSSLSDEDTYEPFLRLLWKGNWFIQEKSCKILALIVSARPKNQNGVVSNGDTSKKPFTTIDDVLRALVKWLCEQLKKPSHPNRGVPTAVNCLATLLKEHLVRSSFVQADGVKLLVPLISPASTQQSIQILYEACLCIWLLSYYDPAIEYLATSRALPRLIDVVKTSTKEKVVRVVVLTLRNLLSKGSLGAQMVDFQLPQVVQSLKAQAWSDEDLLEALNSLEEGLKDNIKKLSSFDKYKQEVLLGHLDWSPMHKDPLFWRENINHFEENDFQILRVLVTILDTSSDPRTLAVACFDISQFIQHHPSGRIIVADLKAKERVMKLMNHENTEVTKNALLCIQRLFLGAKYASFLQA; encoded by the exons ATGGACCATGCCGAATTAACCACCGACCAG GTTCTGAGGAGGGACATTCCATGGGAGACGTACATGTCTACCAAGCTCATCTCTGGCACAAGCCTTCAGCTCTTAAGGCGTTATGATCACCGATCAGAGAGTCACAGAGCACAGTTGCTCGATGAT GATGGTCCGGCTTATGTTCGCGTGTTTGTTCATGTCTTGCGTGATATTTTCAAAGAAGATACTGTAGAATATGTTTTGGCTCTAATTGATGAGATGCTGGCTG CGAACCCGAAAAGAGCAAGATTGTTTCATGATAGCTCCCTTTCAGATGAAGATACCTATGAGCCTTTCTTAAG GTTGCTTTGGAAAGGAAACTGGTTCATACAAGAGAAAAGTTGTAAGATCCTTGCTTTGATAGTTAG TGCCAGGCCTAAAAATCAGAATGGTGTTGTTTCAAATGGAGATACATCAAAGAAACCCTTCACCACTATTGATGATGTTTTGAGAGCATTGGTAAAATGGCTTTGTGAACAG ctcaagaagcCATCTCATCCCAATCGTGGAGTCCCAACTGCTGTCAATTGCTTAGCAACTCTGCTTAAGGAACATCTGGTTAGGTCTTCCTTTGTTCAAGCAGATGGAGTGAAGTTGCTTGTGCCATTGATTTCACCAGCATCCACCCAACAATCTATTCAG ATTCTGTATGAAGCATGTCTCTGCATATGGCTGCTATCCTATTATGATCCGGCAATTGAATATTTGGCTACTTCGAGGGCCCTTCCACGACTTATTGACGTTGTTAAGACTTCTACAAAAGAGAAG GTAGTTAGAGTAGTGGTCTTGACTCTTAGAAACTTGCTGTCAAAAGGGAGTTTGGGTGCTCAGATGGTTGACTTTCAGCTGCCACAAGTTGTTCAGAGTTTAAAAGCTCAAGCTTGGAGTGATGAG GACCTGCTGGAGGCATTGAATTCTCTTGAAGAAGGGCTAAAAGATAACATTAAGAAACTTAGTTCTTTTGATAAGTACAAGCAAGAAGTCCTGCTTGGTCATCTGGATTGGTCCCCGATGCACAAAGATCCATTGTTTTGGCGAGAAAATATTAATCACTTTGAAGAAAATGACTTccag ATTCTAAGGGTCCTAGTTACAATTCTTGATACGTCTAGTGATCCAAGAACTCTGGCTGTTGCTTGCTTTGACATTTCACAGTTCATCCAGCACCATCCTTCTGGCCGGATCATTGTGGCGGACCTTAAAGCCAAGGAACGAGTAATGAAACTAATGAATCATGAGAATACCGAGGTTACTAAAAATGCACTGCTCTGCATCCAACGGCTTTTCTTAGGGGCAAAGTATGCAAGCTTTTTGCAAGCCTAG